In Streptomyces sp. NBC_01426, one genomic interval encodes:
- a CDS encoding pyridoxal phosphate-dependent aminotransferase — protein sequence MAVMSAPAAGSRPFLNRSLAVFGTTIFAEMSALAARTGSINLGQGFPDTDGPAEIAEAAVRAIRDGKGNQYPPGPGVPELRTAIAHHQERFHGLAFDPDTEVLVTAGATEAIAASLLALLEPGDEVIALEPYYDSYAACIAMAGAVRVPLTLRAPDFRLDVDALRAAVTPRTRLLLLNTPHNPTGTVLTRAELAAVADLAIERDLLVVTDEVYEHLVFEGTHVPLASLPGMRERTVTISSAGKTFSFTGWKVGWVTAPPALTAAVRSAKQFLTYVASGPFQYAIAEALALPDAYYDTFRADLAAKRDILADGLTSAGFEVYRPQGTYFITTDITPLGEKDGLAFCRALPERCGVVAIPNQVFYDDRAAGATQVRWAFCKREDVLRDAVDRLGRL from the coding sequence ATGGCCGTCATGAGCGCACCCGCGGCCGGCAGCCGCCCCTTCCTCAACCGCAGCCTGGCGGTCTTCGGCACCACGATCTTCGCGGAGATGTCGGCGCTGGCCGCCCGCACCGGGTCGATCAACCTCGGTCAGGGATTTCCCGACACCGACGGTCCCGCCGAGATCGCCGAGGCGGCCGTGCGCGCGATCCGGGACGGCAAGGGCAACCAGTACCCGCCCGGCCCCGGCGTCCCGGAGCTGCGCACCGCCATCGCCCACCACCAGGAGCGCTTCCACGGACTCGCGTTCGACCCCGACACGGAGGTCCTCGTCACGGCGGGCGCGACGGAGGCAATCGCGGCCTCCCTGCTGGCCCTGCTGGAGCCCGGCGACGAGGTCATCGCCCTGGAGCCGTACTACGACTCCTACGCCGCCTGCATCGCCATGGCAGGGGCCGTCCGCGTACCTCTGACCCTGCGCGCGCCGGACTTCCGTCTCGACGTGGACGCGCTGCGCGCCGCCGTGACCCCGCGCACCCGCCTGCTGCTGCTGAACACCCCGCACAACCCGACGGGCACGGTGTTGACCCGGGCGGAGCTGGCGGCCGTCGCGGACCTGGCGATCGAGCGGGACCTGCTCGTCGTGACCGACGAGGTCTACGAGCACCTGGTGTTCGAGGGCACCCATGTGCCGCTGGCCTCGCTGCCCGGCATGCGTGAGCGGACGGTGACCATCTCGTCGGCCGGCAAGACGTTCTCGTTCACCGGATGGAAGGTCGGCTGGGTCACCGCCCCGCCCGCCCTGACGGCGGCGGTCCGCTCCGCGAAGCAGTTCCTGACGTACGTCGCCTCGGGCCCGTTCCAGTACGCGATCGCGGAGGCCCTGGCCCTGCCGGACGCCTACTACGACACCTTCCGCGCGGACCTCGCCGCCAAGCGCGACATCCTCGCGGACGGCCTGACGTCGGCCGGCTTCGAGGTCTACCGGCCCCAGGGCACCTACTTCATCACCACCGACATCACCCCGCTCGGGGAGAAGGACGGGCTCGCCTTCTGCCGCGCCCTGCCCGAACGCTGCGGTGTGGTCGCCATTCCCAACCAGGTCTTCTACGACGACCGGGCCGCCGGCGCCACCCAGGTCCGCTGGGCGTTCTGCAAGCGGGAGGACGTCCTGCGCGACGCCGTCGACCGCCTCGGGCGGCTGTAG
- a CDS encoding DUF2617 family protein has translation MLTTLQTTYTDTRAADLAWALGRERLPALAVLNLRLDGAKVELRLLGASHQVLLEEGEVLCSETVACMPGSSTPLPLGVAKRVGDWEYEFAARVETLSRGSFAGRAQELLALVADHPNGLAGTFPGSPHAFTALLAQRHEGQVRWRTWHAYPQEGQLVATRTRVGMRTGSPTVTAPEATAALL, from the coding sequence ATGCTCACGACCCTCCAGACCACCTATACCGACACGCGTGCCGCCGATCTCGCCTGGGCCCTGGGTCGGGAGCGGCTGCCCGCCTTGGCCGTACTGAACCTCCGGCTCGACGGGGCGAAGGTGGAGTTGCGCCTGCTCGGGGCCTCCCACCAGGTCCTCCTGGAGGAGGGCGAAGTGCTCTGTTCGGAGACCGTCGCCTGCATGCCCGGCAGCAGCACACCGTTGCCGCTCGGCGTGGCCAAGCGGGTCGGCGACTGGGAGTACGAGTTCGCCGCCCGCGTGGAGACCCTGTCGCGCGGCTCGTTCGCCGGGCGGGCGCAGGAACTGCTCGCGCTGGTCGCGGATCACCCGAACGGACTCGCCGGAACCTTCCCGGGAAGCCCGCACGCGTTCACCGCCCTGCTCGCACAGCGCCACGAGGGCCAGGTCCGCTGGCGGACCTGGCACGCGTACCCGCAGGAAGGGCAGTTGGTGGCCACGCGTACCCGGGTGGGCATGCGAACCGGGTCACCGACCGTGACCGCCCCCGAGGCGACGGCCGCACTGCTGTAG
- a CDS encoding polyamine aminopropyltransferase, which translates to MIDRSVPRRVLPAPESRGVATRPAALPVRPRTGRLLVLATVFVCAACGLVYELELLALGSYLIGDSVTQASIVLSVMVFAMGVGSLLAKRLRRRPAFGFGAIEAALALIGGLSAMALYASFAWLGESRPALVAFSFAIGVLIGAEIPLLMVLIQRIRRQDAGGAVADLFAADYVGALVGGLAFPFLLLPLLGQLTGALLTGTVNTLAGGGLVLWLFRRDLSRRSRWLLIGVNVTVVAVLASATVLADDFERVARRAVYGGEVRVAVQTGVQELVLTGPGTGSPRSLDLYLDGRLRVSGYDEYRYHEALVHPAMTGPHSRVLVLGGGDGLAAREVLRYPDVASVTVVELDPGVVRLARTDPMLSRLNAGAYADPRLGVVTQDAFRWLRGPGTRDRFDVIVSDLPDPGITPSTKLYSQEFYGLAARALRPGGRIAVHAGPLAGRPRTYWTVETTLRAAGLRTAPYSAGGRLTGFAAGPDRTLGGAGPPQDWGFVLAARAAVPELRVDRDTPGLRSLSTRALQDATRDAERTRLDGLPPSTLPHPRYS; encoded by the coding sequence ATGATCGACCGTTCCGTCCCGCGCCGGGTGTTGCCGGCTCCGGAGTCACGGGGCGTGGCGACCCGTCCGGCCGCCCTGCCCGTACGGCCCCGGACCGGCCGGCTCCTCGTCCTGGCCACCGTGTTCGTATGCGCCGCCTGCGGGCTCGTGTACGAACTGGAGCTGCTCGCCCTCGGCTCCTACCTGATCGGCGACTCCGTCACCCAGGCGTCGATCGTGCTGTCCGTCATGGTCTTCGCCATGGGCGTCGGCTCGCTCCTCGCCAAACGGCTCAGGCGGCGGCCCGCCTTCGGATTCGGCGCCATCGAAGCCGCGCTCGCGCTGATCGGCGGGCTCTCCGCGATGGCGCTGTACGCGAGCTTCGCCTGGCTGGGGGAGTCCAGACCGGCGCTCGTCGCGTTCTCCTTCGCCATCGGGGTGCTCATCGGCGCGGAGATCCCGCTGCTCATGGTCCTGATCCAGCGCATCCGCAGACAGGACGCGGGCGGCGCCGTCGCCGACCTGTTCGCCGCCGACTACGTGGGCGCCCTGGTCGGCGGACTCGCCTTCCCGTTCCTGCTGCTGCCACTGCTCGGCCAGCTCACCGGCGCCCTGCTCACCGGCACCGTCAACACGCTTGCCGGCGGTGGACTCGTGCTGTGGCTGTTCCGCCGGGACCTCAGCCGGCGCTCCCGCTGGCTGCTGATCGGCGTGAACGTGACCGTCGTGGCCGTCCTCGCCTCCGCGACCGTCCTCGCCGACGACTTCGAGCGGGTCGCCCGGCGGGCCGTCTACGGCGGGGAGGTGCGGGTCGCCGTCCAGACGGGGGTCCAGGAACTCGTGCTCACCGGCCCGGGCACCGGATCCCCGCGCTCCCTCGACCTGTACCTCGACGGGCGGCTGCGGGTCAGCGGCTACGACGAGTACCGCTACCACGAGGCGCTCGTGCACCCGGCGATGACCGGCCCGCACAGCAGGGTCCTCGTCCTCGGCGGCGGCGACGGGCTCGCCGCCCGCGAGGTGCTGCGCTACCCGGACGTCGCCTCCGTCACCGTCGTCGAACTCGACCCGGGAGTGGTCCGGCTCGCGCGCACCGACCCGATGCTCTCGCGGCTCAACGCGGGGGCGTACGCGGACCCCCGGCTCGGCGTCGTCACACAGGACGCGTTCCGCTGGCTGCGCGGCCCCGGCACCCGGGACCGGTTCGACGTGATCGTCTCCGACCTCCCCGACCCCGGCATCACCCCCAGCACGAAGCTGTACTCGCAGGAGTTCTACGGGCTGGCGGCGCGGGCCCTGCGCCCCGGCGGCCGGATCGCCGTGCACGCGGGGCCGCTGGCCGGTCGGCCACGCACCTACTGGACCGTCGAGACCACCCTGCGCGCCGCCGGCCTGCGGACCGCCCCGTACAGCGCGGGCGGCCGCCTCACCGGCTTCGCCGCCGGACCCGACCGCACCCTCGGCGGCGCCGGCCCCCCGCAGGACTGGGGCTTCGTGCTCGCCGCCCGCGCCGCCGTCCCCGAGCTGCGGGTCGACCGCGACACGCCGGGGCTGCGCTCGCTGTCCACCCGCGCGCTCCAGGACGCGACCCGGGACGCCGAGCGCACCCGCCTGGACGGGCTGCCGCCCTCCACCCTCCCGCACCCGAGGTATTCCTAG
- a CDS encoding SRPBCC family protein has translation MEHQVFVPVAADDLRAVLRDPARTARCVPGFQQDADAESGPLSGRLKARIGGHTVTYRGSLTVIERDPDRFAVEGEGTEARGSGTVKLALLLRLTPQGDGTRLEFTGGATVDGRAAGFAPEATAIAVQRLLDRAAAQLAATAGGAGAAVEPVADAAPGAVPAADADPADPADPAADAEQADPAADEAGFEADTEGVEATDDADGAEDGGVTASVFDTDVPPPSLDPFLEGEFGEVGGPARPPAEAAHARRTMIGRSAEEVDHAPPRGRYAPVPAPAAGAAGANLRWLAPAAALAVASAVVVGRVLRRRR, from the coding sequence ATGGAGCATCAGGTGTTCGTTCCGGTAGCCGCAGACGACCTCCGGGCCGTGCTGCGTGATCCCGCCCGCACGGCCCGTTGCGTACCCGGCTTCCAACAGGACGCCGACGCCGAATCCGGGCCGCTGTCGGGCCGGCTGAAGGCGCGGATCGGCGGACACACCGTGACCTACCGGGGGTCCCTGACCGTCATCGAACGGGATCCCGACCGGTTCGCCGTCGAGGGCGAGGGCACCGAGGCCAGGGGCAGCGGCACCGTCAAGCTCGCCCTCCTGCTGCGGCTCACCCCCCAGGGGGACGGGACCCGACTGGAGTTCACCGGCGGGGCGACCGTCGACGGCCGGGCCGCCGGGTTCGCCCCCGAAGCCACCGCCATCGCCGTACAGCGGCTGTTGGACCGCGCCGCCGCACAGCTCGCCGCCACGGCCGGCGGGGCCGGCGCCGCCGTGGAACCGGTGGCCGACGCCGCTCCCGGGGCCGTTCCGGCCGCCGACGCGGACCCGGCGGACCCGGCGGATCCCGCGGCCGACGCGGAGCAGGCGGATCCCGCGGCCGACGAGGCCGGATTCGAGGCGGACACCGAGGGCGTCGAGGCCACCGATGACGCCGACGGCGCCGAGGACGGCGGGGTCACCGCGTCCGTCTTCGACACCGATGTGCCGCCGCCGTCCCTCGACCCCTTCCTGGAAGGCGAGTTCGGCGAGGTCGGCGGACCCGCACGGCCCCCGGCCGAGGCCGCCCACGCCCGCCGCACGATGATCGGCCGGAGCGCCGAGGAGGTCGACCACGCGCCGCCGCGCGGCCGCTACGCCCCCGTCCCGGCGCCCGCCGCCGGCGCGGCCGGAGCGAACCTGCGCTGGCTGGCCCCCGCCGCCGCCCTCGCCGTGGCCTCCGCCGTGGTGGTCGGCCGGGTGCTGCGCCGCCGCCGCTGA
- a CDS encoding aldose epimerase family protein, whose product MSTRLSAGGAELTIDQENGCRISSLRVDGTELLRQGPRYGSFPMVPWCGRIEDGRFRDGGAVHQMPQNQPPHAIHGFGRDAAWRPGGADATRAAFTYDLGDPWPHSGKVTQIFELGEDALTLTLGVETYQDSFPAQAGWHPWFNRTLAADGPEVRIGFDAAWQEERGADHLPTGRRVDPKPGPWDDCFGMPDGVDVTLTWPDALELRITSRDEWVVVYDEQAEAVCVEPQSGPPNGLNTLPRLVTPVDPLEISTTWAWRRLG is encoded by the coding sequence ATGAGTACGCGACTGAGCGCCGGCGGCGCCGAGCTGACGATCGACCAGGAGAACGGCTGCCGGATCAGCAGTCTGCGCGTCGACGGGACCGAGCTGCTGCGACAGGGCCCCCGGTACGGGTCCTTCCCGATGGTCCCGTGGTGCGGGCGCATCGAGGACGGGCGGTTCCGCGACGGCGGCGCCGTCCACCAGATGCCGCAGAACCAACCGCCGCACGCCATCCACGGCTTCGGCCGGGACGCGGCGTGGCGGCCGGGAGGCGCCGACGCGACCCGCGCCGCCTTCACGTACGACCTCGGCGACCCGTGGCCGCACAGCGGCAAGGTCACCCAGATCTTCGAACTGGGCGAGGACGCGCTGACGCTCACCCTGGGCGTCGAGACGTACCAGGACTCCTTCCCGGCCCAGGCGGGCTGGCACCCGTGGTTCAACCGCACCCTGGCCGCCGACGGGCCGGAGGTCCGGATCGGCTTCGACGCGGCCTGGCAGGAGGAGCGCGGCGCCGACCACCTGCCCACCGGACGGCGCGTCGACCCGAAGCCCGGCCCCTGGGACGACTGCTTCGGGATGCCGGACGGCGTGGACGTCACCCTCACCTGGCCCGACGCGCTGGAGCTGCGGATCACCAGCCGGGACGAATGGGTGGTCGTCTACGACGAGCAGGCCGAGGCCGTCTGCGTCGAGCCGCAGTCCGGCCCCCCGAACGGTCTGAACACCCTGCCGCGGCTGGTCACCCCCGTGGACCCGCTGGAGATCTCCACGACGTGGGCGTGGCGGCGGCTCGGGTAG
- the pyrE gene encoding orotate phosphoribosyltransferase: MSDVRDALLQQIKDKAVVHGKVTLSSGREADYYIDLRRITLDGEAAPLVGQVMLDLTADLVFDCVGGLTLGADPVATSMLHASAARGGCLDAFVVRKAQKAHGMQRRIEGTDVKGKRCLVVEDTSTTGGSPLTAVEAVREAGGEVVAVATIVDRGAADAIAEAGLPYLTGYRLEDLGLS, translated from the coding sequence ATGAGTGACGTACGGGATGCGCTTCTGCAGCAGATCAAGGACAAGGCCGTCGTGCACGGCAAGGTGACCCTCTCCTCCGGGCGGGAAGCCGACTACTACATCGACCTCCGCCGGATCACCCTCGACGGCGAGGCCGCCCCGCTGGTCGGTCAGGTCATGCTCGACCTGACCGCCGACCTCGTCTTCGACTGCGTCGGCGGCCTCACGCTGGGCGCCGACCCGGTCGCGACCTCGATGCTGCACGCCTCCGCCGCGCGCGGCGGGTGCCTGGACGCCTTCGTCGTGCGCAAGGCGCAGAAGGCGCACGGCATGCAGCGCCGCATCGAGGGCACCGACGTCAAGGGCAAGCGCTGCCTGGTCGTCGAGGACACCTCGACCACCGGCGGTTCCCCGCTGACCGCCGTGGAGGCGGTCCGCGAGGCCGGCGGCGAGGTCGTCGCCGTCGCCACCATCGTGGACCGGGGCGCGGCCGACGCCATCGCCGAGGCCGGCCTGCCCTACCTCACCGGCTACCGCCTCGAGGACCTCGGCCTCTCCTAG
- the fbaA gene encoding class II fructose-bisphosphate aldolase, which translates to MPIATPEVYNEMLDRAKAGKFAYPAINVTSSQTLHAALRGFAEAESDGIIQISTGGAEFLGGQHNKDMVTGAVALAEFAHIVAAKYDITVALHTDHCPKDKLDGYVRPLLDISAERVARGLNPLFQSHMWDGSAETLADNLAIGQELLAKAVAAKIILEVEITPTGGEEDGVTHEINDELYTTVDDAIRTAEALGLGEKGRYLLAASFGNVHGVYKPGNVVLRPELLKDLQAGVGEKYGKSSPFDFVFHGGSGSTAEEIATALENGVVKMNLDTDTQYAFTRPVVDHMFRNYDAVLKVDGEVGTKSKYDPRTWGKAAEAGMAARVAEACTNLRSTGTRLK; encoded by the coding sequence ATGCCCATCGCAACCCCCGAGGTCTACAACGAGATGCTCGACCGGGCGAAGGCAGGAAAATTCGCCTACCCGGCCATCAACGTGACCTCGTCCCAGACCCTGCACGCTGCCCTGCGCGGCTTCGCGGAGGCCGAGAGCGACGGCATCATCCAGATCTCCACCGGTGGTGCGGAGTTCCTGGGTGGCCAGCACAACAAGGACATGGTCACCGGCGCGGTCGCCCTGGCCGAGTTCGCGCACATCGTCGCCGCCAAGTACGACATCACGGTCGCGCTGCACACCGACCACTGCCCCAAGGACAAGCTGGACGGCTACGTCCGCCCGCTGCTCGACATCTCCGCCGAGCGCGTGGCCCGCGGCCTGAACCCGCTCTTCCAGTCGCACATGTGGGACGGCTCCGCCGAGACCCTGGCCGACAACCTGGCCATCGGCCAGGAGCTGCTCGCCAAGGCCGTCGCCGCGAAGATCATCCTCGAGGTCGAGATCACCCCGACCGGCGGCGAGGAGGACGGCGTCACCCACGAGATCAACGACGAGCTGTACACCACCGTCGACGACGCGATCCGCACCGCCGAGGCCCTGGGCCTGGGCGAGAAGGGCCGCTACCTGCTGGCCGCGTCCTTCGGCAACGTGCACGGCGTGTACAAGCCGGGCAACGTGGTCCTGCGCCCCGAGCTCCTCAAGGACCTCCAGGCCGGCGTCGGCGAGAAGTACGGCAAGTCCTCGCCGTTCGACTTCGTCTTCCACGGTGGTTCGGGCTCCACCGCCGAGGAGATCGCCACCGCGCTGGAGAACGGCGTCGTGAAGATGAACCTCGACACCGACACCCAGTACGCCTTCACCCGCCCCGTCGTGGACCACATGTTCCGCAACTACGACGCGGTGCTGAAGGTCGACGGCGAGGTCGGCACGAAGTCCAAGTACGACCCCCGCACCTGGGGCAAGGCCGCCGAGGCGGGCATGGCCGCGCGTGTCGCCGAGGCGTGCACCAACCTGCGTTCCACCGGTACCCGGCTGAAGTAG
- a CDS encoding ScbR family autoregulator-binding transcription factor, whose translation MRTERPQVKQERAVRTRLAILQAAATVFEEHGYEAAKLSDIVNIAKVTKGALYFHFDSKDDLAQAVVDAQNQGQPQALPQSHKVQEFIDIGMIFSHQLRHDVLMRASARLTLDWAGRALDQAAPYTAWIEQHTDVLAEAKRRGELLPDVDPLVPSRLVVGAYAGLNRMASTLGLDLDPQVSELYSHVLPSMVVPALAIRLDTAPGRGARALYGPHGRHECLAGCPTGAPPAVVGSEERGEPVTA comes from the coding sequence ATGAGGACGGAACGACCCCAGGTCAAGCAGGAGCGGGCGGTACGTACCCGCCTGGCCATCCTGCAGGCCGCGGCGACGGTGTTCGAGGAGCACGGCTACGAGGCGGCCAAGCTCTCCGACATCGTCAACATAGCCAAGGTCACCAAGGGCGCCCTCTACTTCCACTTCGACTCGAAGGACGACCTGGCGCAGGCCGTCGTCGACGCGCAGAACCAGGGCCAGCCGCAGGCCCTTCCCCAGAGCCACAAGGTGCAGGAGTTCATCGACATCGGGATGATCTTCTCCCACCAGCTCCGGCACGACGTGCTGATGCGGGCCAGCGCACGGCTCACCCTGGACTGGGCCGGTCGCGCACTCGACCAGGCGGCGCCGTACACGGCGTGGATCGAGCAGCACACGGACGTACTGGCGGAGGCGAAACGACGGGGCGAACTCCTGCCGGACGTGGACCCGCTGGTTCCCTCGCGGCTGGTCGTGGGCGCGTACGCCGGACTGAACCGGATGGCCTCGACGCTCGGCCTGGACCTGGACCCCCAGGTCTCGGAGCTGTACAGCCACGTCCTCCCGAGCATGGTGGTCCCGGCCCTGGCGATCCGGCTGGACACCGCCCCGGGGCGGGGTGCCCGCGCGCTGTACGGTCCGCACGGCCGGCACGAGTGTCTGGCCGGCTGCCCCACCGGCGCCCCGCCCGCGGTGGTCGGGAGCGAGGAGCGGGGAGAGCCGGTGACGGCCTGA
- a CDS encoding AfsR/SARP family transcriptional regulator, giving the protein MDIELLGKLRVSENGVPVAAPTPESRHLLAALAACPDRVIPVRVLADELAHRTPTANARSVLLTAVRLLRERFTQAQAVGSVRDARTVLSARSGGYVLDTGGGRSDAQEFEREAGAGYRAMSRGDFEQAARRLRRALDLWTGPALAGIDAGPWLAGRVAALDADRRAVLGQWVEAELFLGRDRELRLELAGLRGGHERSGGAYLADLRRAEQRVEALRAARPTPRLSLA; this is encoded by the coding sequence GTGGACATCGAGCTGCTCGGAAAGCTGCGCGTCAGCGAGAACGGGGTGCCCGTCGCGGCGCCCACACCGGAGTCCCGTCATCTGCTGGCCGCCCTCGCCGCCTGCCCCGACCGGGTCATCCCGGTACGGGTGCTCGCCGACGAGTTGGCCCACCGCACCCCGACCGCGAACGCCCGATCGGTCCTGCTCACCGCCGTGCGCCTGCTGCGCGAGAGGTTCACCCAGGCTCAGGCCGTCGGGTCGGTGCGCGACGCCCGCACGGTGCTGTCGGCCCGGTCCGGCGGGTATGTTCTCGACACCGGCGGCGGCCGATCTGACGCCCAGGAGTTCGAGCGGGAGGCGGGCGCCGGCTATCGCGCCATGAGCCGGGGCGACTTCGAACAGGCGGCCCGCAGGCTGCGCCGCGCCCTCGACCTGTGGACCGGCCCCGCCCTCGCCGGCATCGACGCGGGCCCCTGGCTGGCCGGCCGCGTCGCCGCCCTGGACGCCGACCGGCGCGCCGTCCTCGGCCAGTGGGTCGAGGCCGAACTGTTCCTCGGGCGGGACCGGGAACTGCGCCTGGAACTCGCCGGACTGCGCGGCGGACACGAACGCTCCGGCGGCGCCTACCTGGCCGACCTGCGCCGCGCCGAGCAACGCGTCGAGGCGCTGCGCGCGGCCCGCCCCACCCCGCGGCTCAGCCTCGCCTGA
- a CDS encoding helix-turn-helix domain-containing protein encodes MPGDGGGSLAVLELLVAEAPQSAYDALLLEAREAGADSEELARLTRAVDLSRSVRRNTRRREQREAALTALVDTAHDLTSPYDIDGLLRLITRRARRLLGFDMAWLSLSRPDGSAYVRTSEGETTALNVGLELGTGRGLGSIAQDRRSPVWSADYLNDDAIAHAPGIDAVVRAEGLHAIIAVPLRRGNSTLGALYGADRAVRRFGPDEIGMLLSLADLAAVAIEKARLLEQTRDEVHELEVFGSRTNTALTRVRYLWECHARLAGLVLDGAGLPTLARATADALDGVLQVRDPGGRPLTVTGELPDLDEAAVTRAALQALTDRRPAGLPGDVWLAPVLAGAEDLGVLLLSASAPLVEEDVRLLQLAAQSVASLMLIQRGTAAAEGPVHEELLADLLERPHAVGPHLSDRTRRLGLDLDRPHVVVVARPEGGELGKAVAWASSYAYRMGGLKGVRRGCIVLVLPGTDASAAAHRASGELSPLLGHAVSTGAAGPAAGPGDVARVYAEAVRCLDALTALDGAGGTASLRELGFLGLLLSADHDVEAFIASTIGPVLEYDTDRLTDLTRTLDAYFASGGSPTHAAEELHVHPNTVSRRLERIAELLGEGWQKPAQALEIQMALRLRKTRAVLDARRASGRGEA; translated from the coding sequence ATGCCTGGAGACGGGGGCGGCTCGCTGGCCGTACTGGAACTGCTCGTCGCGGAGGCCCCACAGAGCGCCTACGACGCCCTGCTGCTCGAAGCCCGCGAGGCCGGCGCCGACAGCGAGGAACTCGCCCGCCTCACCCGCGCGGTGGACCTGTCCCGCTCGGTGCGCAGGAACACCAGGCGCCGCGAGCAGCGGGAGGCCGCGCTCACCGCCCTCGTCGACACCGCGCACGACCTGACCTCGCCCTACGACATCGACGGCCTGCTGCGGCTGATCACCCGCCGCGCCCGCCGGCTCCTCGGCTTCGACATGGCCTGGCTGTCCCTGAGCCGCCCCGACGGCTCCGCCTACGTACGGACCTCCGAGGGCGAGACCACCGCCCTGAACGTCGGCCTCGAACTCGGTACCGGCCGCGGCCTGGGCAGCATCGCCCAGGACCGCCGCTCCCCCGTCTGGAGCGCCGACTACCTGAACGACGACGCCATCGCGCACGCCCCCGGCATCGACGCCGTGGTCCGGGCCGAGGGACTGCACGCGATCATCGCGGTCCCGCTCCGGCGCGGGAACTCCACCCTCGGCGCGCTCTACGGAGCCGACCGCGCCGTACGACGGTTCGGACCCGACGAGATCGGCATGCTGCTCTCCCTCGCCGACCTCGCGGCCGTCGCCATCGAGAAGGCCCGGCTGCTGGAACAGACCCGCGACGAGGTGCACGAACTGGAGGTCTTCGGCTCCCGCACCAACACCGCGCTCACCCGCGTCCGATACCTCTGGGAGTGTCACGCCCGGCTGGCCGGACTGGTCCTGGACGGCGCCGGACTGCCCACCCTGGCCCGGGCCACCGCCGACGCGCTGGACGGGGTGCTCCAGGTGCGCGACCCGGGCGGGCGGCCGCTCACCGTCACCGGCGAACTCCCCGACCTGGACGAGGCGGCGGTCACCAGGGCGGCGCTCCAAGCGCTGACCGACCGGCGCCCCGCGGGCCTGCCCGGCGACGTGTGGTTGGCGCCCGTGCTGGCGGGCGCCGAGGACCTCGGGGTGCTGCTGCTCAGCGCGTCCGCGCCGCTGGTGGAGGAGGACGTACGGCTGTTGCAGCTCGCCGCCCAGTCGGTGGCCTCGCTGATGCTCATCCAGCGCGGTACGGCCGCCGCCGAGGGCCCCGTGCACGAGGAACTCCTCGCCGACCTGCTGGAACGGCCCCACGCCGTCGGCCCGCACCTGTCGGACCGCACCCGCCGCCTCGGCCTCGACCTGGACCGGCCGCACGTGGTGGTGGTGGCCCGCCCGGAAGGCGGGGAACTGGGCAAGGCCGTCGCCTGGGCGTCCTCGTACGCGTACCGGATGGGCGGCCTCAAGGGGGTCCGCCGGGGCTGCATCGTGCTGGTCCTCCCGGGCACGGACGCCTCGGCCGCCGCGCACCGGGCCTCCGGCGAACTGTCCCCGCTGCTCGGCCACGCCGTGTCCACCGGCGCCGCCGGGCCCGCGGCCGGGCCGGGGGACGTGGCCCGGGTGTACGCGGAGGCGGTGCGCTGCCTGGACGCGCTGACCGCGCTCGATGGCGCCGGGGGCACGGCCTCGCTGCGCGAACTGGGCTTCCTCGGGCTGCTGTTGTCCGCCGACCACGACGTGGAGGCGTTCATCGCCTCGACGATCGGGCCGGTCCTGGAGTACGACACCGACCGCCTCACGGACCTGACCCGCACGCTGGACGCGTACTTCGCCTCGGGCGGCAGCCCGACGCACGCGGCGGAGGAACTCCACGTCCACCCGAACACGGTCTCGCGCCGCCTGGAACGCATCGCGGAACTCCTGGGGGAGGGCTGGCAGAAGCCGGCGCAGGCCCTGGAGATCCAGATGGCGCTGCGGCTGCGCAAGACGCGCGCGGTGCTGGACGCTCGGCGGGCGAGTGGGCGGGGGGAGGCGTAG